The sequence GGATGTTGTAGgatgattttctgttaatatatgtcaatgtattttcatgtattcattgtcttttttttcattgtaattcaatgtatctcgttgtattccatatATTTcgttgtattcactgtctttttttctcattgtatttcaatgtatctcgctgtattctatgtattttattgtaaTCACTATCTCGCTATTTGCCATGAGTAtattcataagtttttttaattaatataatttatgtattcagatatattatataatttttctgaagattgctatgtttttggggtatttttcggctgagaatcttttttataactgaaaatacaaaatttgtgtgttataattaagtttgttgagttatattaggagtctattatgttaattgattcactttcccttTTAAAAACAGTGTCATCTCCtatttcacgccatgaatacaggcGAATACAATAATGTCTCCATCTGTAATTTCatatttcactccatgaatacagtcgaatacactcgaatacaacaactgattagttgGACTTCCTGATTCACgcttatttttgctactgtattcacgaatacaatagcttaaatacatcaaatacatcttataaccatgTATCTATAAttcgtaatatagcaaatgatatctatgactaattactactaaaagatagtgttttatgaaaattttccaATTCCATTTCTTTATTGGAAAGGTTTTGGTTTTGACGTGACGTTGTTAACAAACTAGTTATGGTTATGCGGCTAGGAAAATTTGAGAAGTTTTATAACCTgtcaatattttcttttattttttggggttgggttcttttcaaaaatcattttcCACCTAAGTTTTctctaaaaaaaaattacaatattttttcTGGCAAAAACAGCTTGCTCACACTAAGGTTGAAAATGTGCCACTATTTTAATTtaaaccaaaaatccaaaaaacggAAATCATATCGAACGATAGCCACGAATTGGAAGCAGTGGAAACAATGAACCTTCTAAGCCAAGCTTCCGCCGGAGCTTTAACGGCAACTCATCGTTGTTCCCTCAAATTCACCCACCCAATTCCACCGCTCTTCTCCCATCGCCGGCCCACTAAAGTCTCCACTACTAACCCAATTCACGGCCCAAAAAATCGCCCTAAACCCCTCACTCTTGCTAACGCTGAATCTTCTTCCGGCGACGGCGCTCCTAGTCAAACTAATACTGCTACTACTAGTACTAGTGGATCAAATAATGGGTCATCTTCTTTCGGCCCAGATGATGGAATTACTTTCGTGGGCCAAGATACTGTTCCTCTTGAAGGTGTTATCCAGTTTGAGAAACCCGATTCTTCTTCCTTTAGTGATAAACTCAACAAATGGGGGTAAGTCTTTCTTTATCTGATTACTAATTCCcccgtcccaatttatgtgatggACTTTCAATATGTAGAAACAGTTACTTTAAACTTCggttttatccttaatgagatgaTTACGGAGGGAGTATGTGATACTGTGTGATTGAGAATTGGTACAAAACCTGTCTGGAGTAGGGCGGATAGTGAGGACTGAGGtgtaattgttgttgtgttgtttgtatGTGATTGTGTTGTTCATTgggattttttctttctttttgaatttGTGGATTTTCAGTTGGGTGGCATTGTTAGCTGGTGGAGATGTAGCGGCTCTATTGTTGTTTTCTGCAATTGGAAGGTTAAGTCATGGCTTCCCTGTTTTTGATCCCGACACGCTGCGAACTTCTGATCCTTTCATTGCTGGTAGGGGAATTGATATGTTTTGCTTATCTTTCTAAGTTATTATGTATTCTTGAACATAAAGATTGAATTTTTAATGATAACTTTGGGTTTCTTAGGTTGGTTTTTGAGTGCATATTTCCTTGGAGGATATGGGGAGGATGGTCGAGGAAAGAATGGTCTTTTTAAGGCTTTCATTGCTGCTACCAAATCATGGTCATTAGGCATTCCGGTTAGTCCTCTTTATATACCAGTTGATTGGATACTGTAATTTATTGATACTCTTGGGTTACTCCTCATTATCTGGTGGTTACCAAACAAATCCATTATATGGGTGACTGAAATTTGGTCAACCTTGCTTCCTATTTACAAGTCAGGTAGTTATACATCTTGCAGCTTCTCTAACATGAAAACTTAAAAGCTCAGTTCAATGCTTCTATTCACCATTTTTTACTATTTACTAGTTGTAAGCTGTGGTTGTTAGTTAACTATCGCACAACTAGATATTAATGGTGGGGAATTCATCCGCATGTGATGACTGAAGGTAAAAGACAAGAAAGAGGAATAAAAAGGAAGCAGACAAAGGAAGACTTCTTCCGTTGGCTGACCCAAAGGGTAAATTGGCAGTCCGCTAAAATTGGCAACCGGATTTGGACAAAGAATAAGTAGGAACCTATTTAATACGCTGTCAATACAATATTCTGGAAGCCCATAAATAAGCATCTCCGCTGCCTCATTCAAGCTTCCAATTGGAATTTAATCTAGTGGATCCACAGAGGAGCTCTGAAGAATAGAGAGTTGTAGATCATAGAGTGAGGTATTCTCTATGTGGAAAGAGAGTTGAGTGGTGGTGGAGAGGGTATTCCTTTTGAGTGTGTTAAACTCGGGGATTTTGTGATACTCGATTGCTTATTGTATCTCATCTACTATAGTGGTATTGTTGTGCTCATCTTGGGTCATGGTTTATCAGTTCCTTATTTCTCACTTTTATTCTCATTGATTTACAATGAATATTCTGTGGGTATTTCAAGGGTCCCAACAAGTGATCTACGTATCTATTCCTGAGAATTGTGTGACGG is a genomic window of Nicotiana tabacum cultivar K326 chromosome 16, ASM71507v2, whole genome shotgun sequence containing:
- the LOC107769423 gene encoding uncharacterized protein LOC107769423, which produces MNLLSQASAGALTATHRCSLKFTHPIPPLFSHRRPTKVSTTNPIHGPKNRPKPLTLANAESSSGDGAPSQTNTATTSTSGSNNGSSSFGPDDGITFVGQDTVPLEGVIQFEKPDSSSFSDKLNKWGWVALLAGGDVAALLLFSAIGRLSHGFPVFDPDTLRTSDPFIAGWFLSAYFLGGYGEDGRGKNGLFKAFIAATKSWSLGIPVGLAIRAASVGHIPPVNFIIVTMGSTAVLLIGWRTLLFSILPKDQPKKNDVYKSGSPFELFELLTSLVRRW